One Microcaecilia unicolor chromosome 4, aMicUni1.1, whole genome shotgun sequence genomic region harbors:
- the CIAO1 gene encoding probable cytosolic iron-sulfur protein assembly protein CIAO1 has product MKDSLTLLSRLSAHPDSRCWFLAWNPTGTLLASCGGDRTIRIWGKEGDTWVCKSVLGEGHQRTVRKVAWSPCGNYLASASFDATTCIWKKKQTQFECVTTLEGHENEVKSVSWAPSGNLLATCSRDKSVWVWEVDEEDEYECVSVLNSHTQDVKHVVWHPNQELLASASYDDTVKLYREEEDDWVCCATLEGHESTVWSLAFDKSGDRLATCSDDKTVRIWRQYKPGNEQGVVCSGSDPNWKCICILSGFHTRTVYDVSWSHLTGSLATACGDDAIRVFEEDTCSDPQQPSFSMTAHMARAHSQDVNCVAWHPKEEGLLASCSDDGEIALWQYQRLE; this is encoded by the exons ATGAAGGACTCACTCACTCTTCTTTCCCGCTTGTCTGCCCACCCAGACTCACGCTGCTGGTTTCTGGcctggaaccccacaggaactctCTTAGCATCCTGCGGAGGGGACCGCACTATCAGGATCTGGGGCAAGGAGG GTGATACTTGGGTTTGTAAATCTGTACTGGGTGAAGGACATCAGAGGACAGTGAGGAAGGTAGCCTGGTCCCCTTGTGGGAACTATTTGGCATCAGCCAGCTTTGATGCTACAACCTGTATCTGGAAGAAAAAACAGACACAGTTTGAG TGTGTGACAACACTTGAAGGACATGAAAATGAGGTGAAGTCAGTATCCTGGGCTCCTTCAGGCAACTTATTGGCAACCTGCAGTCGTGACAAGAGCGTCTGGGTATGGGAAG TGGATGAAGAGGATGAATATGAGTGTGTCAGTGTCCTGAATTCACACACGCAGGATGTGAAACATGTTGTTTGGCATCCCAACCAAGAG TTGTTGGCATCTGCTAGTTATGATGATACAGTAAAGCTGTACCGGGAGGAGGAGGATGACTGGGTTTGCTGTGCTACCTTGGAAGGACATGAATCCACTGTATGGAGTTTAGCATTTGACAAAAGTGGGGACCGACTAGCAACATGCAGTGATGACAAGACCGTGCGCATCTGGCGTCAATACAAGCCGGGCAATGAACAAG GAGTGGTATGCAGTGGCTCTGACCCAAACTGGAAGTGTATCTGCATACTCTCAGGATTTCATACACGGACCGTATATGATGTGTCCTG GTCTCACCTTACGGGTTCCTTGGCTACTGCCTGTGGAGATGATGCCATCCGAGTTTTTGAAGAAGATACTTGCTCAGACCCTCAGCAGCCAAGCTTCTCAATGACAGCACACATGGCACGGGCCCATTCCCAGGATGTGAACTGTGTGGCCTGGCATCCGAAGGAGGAAGGGCTGTTGGCCTCCTGCAGTGATGATGGCGAGATTGCACTCTGGCAGTACCAGAGATTAGAGTGA